The Flavobacterium sp. 140616W15 sequence AAAAGAGTAATGGTTAGGTTGTGAATGTCTGTTAGTTTAGCATCAGTAACAGTTAAATTTCCTGTACCAGTTCCAGAATTTGATTTCATTTCCCAATCATGCATAGTAGATGTTCCTGCCACTGAAAAAGTTGATTTTGCATCTACAGTATAGTTTTTTTGTGCACTCATGTATGTTGTCATTGCTAAGCAAGCTACAGTTAGAAAAATAGATTTAATTGTTTTCATTTTTATTAATTTATTCGTTAATCATTAATAAGACTTTGTATGGAAGCTATCGTATACATTGACTTCACAAGCAATTCTTAATTTCTTTTTATCAAATTTACTATGCATGCATAGCAAAAAGCATGATAATAATCATTGTTAAAACTTTATTAAAGTGTTATATTAATAGTGAGTAGGATAGCTTATTAAAATAAGGCGCAATTAGTAATAAAATGTCGTTTTGTAAAATAGTGTTTGTTAGTTCGTTGTGGTTTAATTGTAAGAACTGTCTGTTTATTTTTTATTCGAAATTTTAAATGTGAATTTCAGTTAAAAAATATTTTTTAGTTTAAATGACAAAAAGTGAGTGTTTATAGGCTTTTGCACGGTATATAACGATTGAAATTTTCATAAAAAAAATTTCATGAAATTGTACTTTTTAGCAAGAATGCATTTAAAAAACATTAAAAAACAACAAAAGTCATTAAATTTGCAGCATGCAAATGGAGAAAAAAGACATACGAGCCTTATCAAAAGAAGAATTACGCGAATTTTTTGTCACAAATAATGACAAAGCATTTCGTGGTAATCAAGTTTACGAATGGTTATGGAGTAAAGGAGCACATAGTTTTGATGATATGACGAATGTTGCAAAAGCAACACGTTCTATGCTTGAGGATAATTTTGTTATCAATCATATTAAGGTTGATACAATGCAACGCAGTAGTGATGGTACAGTAAAGAATGCCGTTCGATTACATGACGGATTAGTTGTAGAGTCGGTTTTAATTCCTACTCAAACAAGAACTACGGCTTGTGTATCTAGTCAAGTAGGATGTAGCTTGGATTGTAATTTTTGTGCAACGGCAAGATTAAAAAGAATGCGTAATCTAGAACCTGCTGAAATTTACGATCAAGTAATTGCTATAGATAAAGAGAGTCGTTTGTATTATAATCATCCGTTGTCGAATATTGTTTTTATGGGTATGGGAGAACCGCTTATGAACTATAACAATGTTATGAAGGCTATTGATATGATAACTTCTACAGAAGGTTTAGGAATGTCGCCAAAACGTATTATGGTGTCAACATCGGGGATACCAAAAATGATTAAAAAAATGGCGGATGATGATGTTAAATTCAAATTAGCAGTTTCATTACATTCGGCAATCGATGAAATTCGTTCCAGAATTATGCCTTTTAGCAAAAATTTTCCTTTAGCTGATTTACGTGAGTCATTAGAGTATTGGTACAGAAAGACTAAATGTAAAGTTTCATATGAGTATGTAGTATGGAAAGGAATTAATGATGATAAAGCATCAGTTGATGCTTTAGTGAAGTTTTGTAAATACGTGCCATGTAAAGTTAATTTAATCGAATATAATCCAATTGATGACGGAGAGTTTCAACAAGCTTCAGAAGAATCAATTAATGCATACATAAAAGCACTTGAAAATATTGGAGTTGTAGTAAAAGTACGTCGAAGCAGAGGAAAGGATATTGATGCTGCTTGTGGACAATTGGCGAATAAAGAAGCTGAAGTTTAAATAAAATTAAATATAAAATTAAAAGCATTAAAGACGGGATTATTACTCGTTTTTAATGCTTTTTTTTTGATAAAAAGAGTTGTTATTTTTTTAAATGAATTTCTTCTGAAACACCATCTCTTGTAACAATTGCAAGGTCATCGCATGTACCATTTCCAAAATCAATTAAAGCCTTAGCTTCATTTTTGGTAATAGAGATAGAGCCTTTTAGAGGGAATGTTTTTTTGCAAGCCATAGAAAACTCTAATGGGAGTATGATTTCGGTCGAAATTTTATCGCCATTAGGGAATGTAGTTTCTCCAGTTCCAGTAATAATAAAAATATTATCATCCCAATTAGACCAGGTATCAAAACCAGCAGTCATTTCTTTTGTTAAAGTACCAGTTCTTTTGTAAATTTTTCCATCTCCAAATGTAATTGTCATATCTATAGTTGAAGTAGATACAGGATGGACAGTTGCTAATAAATCAGTTGCTTTTTGTGTGAGGATTATACTTTTGCTACCATCGATTTTATTGCTATTATGGTAAAAATTTTCAAAACTGTACGCAATAGTATGTTCAGAACTAGAGAAATCATTTGTAAACGAAATGATGATTTTTCCTTTCAGTATATTTCCGTTAGATAACGCACAACCTTCAGTACCAAAATCGATAGTTCTTGTCCATGTATTATTTGTTAATACAGTTGTAATGATGGCACATTCGGGTAAAAAGCTTTTAATAGTACCAGTTGCTTTTCTTGAACTATTTTGTTGTGCACCAAATTGGTCTTCTGCAATATTTGAAACATCATCAATTGATGCATCAATTTTTGAATTTGTAGCTATTTCATCGTTTGAAATAGTTTTCGAAGAAACATCTTGTCTTGTTTCATCTGAATTACAACTAATAAAAAACGAAAAAGTTGTAATGACTCCCAATAATAAAATCTTTGTTTTCATAATAAGTAATTTAGATTTCTTGTAATTAATGAATTAAATTAGAGTGGAGATTATATTGTAGATTATTGAGTTAATGCTATTTTATGAAGGGGAGAATAAAATAGTAACGAGACAATTAGACTTAAGCTAATATTGAGCTTTCGAGTAAATAAGGTTCACTTGAATGTAGATAGTGTATAAAAAGTTCTAAATGTTGATATACTTCTATAAAATACACAACGTTTTTTTATTTAAAATAGTATATTTGGAATCGAAATGAATATTACTTCTCAAATAAAACAGCCCATCTTTAGCGAGATGGAACTTTTTGAAAAAAAGTTCCATGAATCGATGACTTCAAAGGTGGCTTTGCTCAACAGAATTACCTATTATATTGTAAATAGAAAAGGAAAACAAATGCGTCCTATGTTTGTTTTCTTGACAGCAAAAATGGTGTCAGAGGGAATTGTGAACGAGCGTACTTATCGAGGAGCATCAGTTATAGAATTAATTCATACTGCAACTTTGGTTCATGATGATGTTGTTGATGATAGTAACCGCCGTCGTGGGTTTTTCTCGATCAATGCACTTTGGAAAAATAAAATAGCAGTTTTGGTTGGAGATTATTTACTCTCTAAAGGATTATTACTTTCTATAGATAATGGTGATTTTGATTTACTTAAAATAATATCTGTTGCCGTTCGTGAAATGAGCGAAGGCGAATTACTTCAAATAGAAAAAGCCAGAAGGCTTGATATTACTGAGGATGTTTATTACGAAATCATCCGAAAAAAGACAGCAACACTTATTGCAGCTTGTTGTGCACTTGGCGCAAAATCGGTTATTGAAGATGAAGTTCAAGTAGAGAACATGCGAAAATTTGGAGAGCTTATAGGAATGGCTTTTCAGATAAAAGATGACTTATTCGATTATAGCGAAGAAGCTATTGGTAAACCTACAGGAATAGATATTAAAGAACAAAAAATGACTTTGCCTTTAATTCATGTTCTGAACAATTGTACTTCAAAAGAAAAAAGCTGGCTTATAAATTCTATCAAAAACCATAATAAAGACAAAAAGCGAGTAAAAGAAGTTATTGCTTTTGTAAAAGATAACAATGGTTTGGCTTACGCCGAAAATAAAATGGTAGAATTTCAGCAAGAAGCACTCGCTTTACTTAATAATTATTCAGATTCAGATTTCAAAGCAGCCTTGACTTTGATGGTGAACTATGTTATTGAAAGAAAAAAATAATAAATAATTTACATGCTTTTTTATGTTTTAAATAGCTGTATTTTAGTTATTTAATTGTGTTTTCTTGATTGCTAGATATTTTAATTGTTATTTTTTTTCGTCCTCATGCAACCTTTTTTAATCGTAAAGCGTCTATGCTAATAGAAGTCGGTTTGATTTTAAGCAGACATTTATAATACTATTATTTGAGTTAATTTTTACCGAATCATTTTTTTTGAAATTTCTATTACGTTTTTATGAAAGTAATCCATTTACATCAAGAAGAAACTGAAATTATTCAGTTGGCAATCGATAATAATCGACAGGCACAACAGCTTATATACAGTAAGTTTTCTTCAAAAATGCTAAGTGTTTGCCGACAGTATATTAAAGATGTTCAATTAGCCGAAGATGTAATGATTACCTCATTTATGAAAGTTTTTACGAATCTTAAAAGATTTGAAAATAAAGGAAGTTTTGAAGGATGGATTCGAAGAATAATGGTTAATGAATGTATTTCGTATTTACGAGTTCAAAAAAAAATAAAGTTTGTAGAAGATGAGAATTATACCGAAGAAAGCTTTAATGGTATTGAAAGTCAATTATCAACAGATCAAATTCAGTTTTTAATAGATGGGTTGCCAGATGGCTATAAGATGGTTTTTAATTTATATGCTATCGAAGGGTATAAGCATAACGAAATTGCGACAATGTTAGGCATTAATGAAGGAACATCAAAATCACAATTATCGCATGCCCGTAAAATGCTGCAAAAGCAAATAATTACATTAAAAAGACAAGAAAATGGAACCGAATAAGTTAGAAAAAGAGTTTCGTGAAAAACTAAATGCAAGAGAGATTAATCCAAGTGATAAGGCTTGGGATCGATTGGATGCGATGTTGAATGTTGCTGAAGAAGCTAAGCCAAAGCGAAAATATAGTTGGATGTATGTTGCTGCAGGTTTTATAGGTTTTTTATTGATAGGTACGGTTTATTTGAGTCAAAAAGAGATCTCTAATAAAGATTTAAACAATACTGTAGTTACTAAAGAGGAGCAACCAATAGATTCTGTAGCGACAGTTAATAGTAATCACGACAAAATAATTTTAAAATCTTTAAATACTGAGGCAGTGGTGCTAAAAGAAACAGAGAAAGTATTTGAAGAAAAAAAAGAAAAGTATAATAAAGCAAATCACAATCAAGTAGCGGAGTATTCAATCATCAAAGAATCCAATAAAGAGAATTGGAAAAACAATCAAAAAACAGAATCAAAAATCAATCAAACGGCAATCGCAGATAATTCAAAAAATGCAACAGTTGATCAATTGTTAATTTCAGCAGAAAAAACATTAGCAATGGATAAAGGAGTTCAGCAAAAAAACAAAGTGAAGATAAATGCTAACGATTTGCTCTCACAAGTCGATGGGGAGTTAGAACTTTCATTTAGAGAAAAAGTAATTAATAAAGTTAATAAAAATTACCAAACTGTAAAAGTAGCTTTAGCAAACAGAAATGTGGAAGAATAAGCTTCGGTATGAATTAAAATCATTTAAATTAAAAATCATCATCAATCAATCTTAAAAAAAATCATCATGAGAAATTTTACCATTTACTTAGTCCTAATCTTATTTTTGTTTGTTAGTAAAATGATAGGTCAGGAAACATTCGAATCGAGAGCGAAACTGATTGCTAATAATATAGAGAAAGTAACTAAGGAAGAAAAAGCGGCTCTTAAGGAAGAAGTTGAAGTTGTGAATGTGCAACTTTCAGAAGGGAAAATTACAAAAGAAGAGGCAGATAAAAAGAAAAAGCAATTAGCAGAAGCAAGAGCAATTATAATCGAACAAAAAGTTACAGTTGCTCAAAATGAATTAAATGATTTAGTACAACAAAAAGTAGATGGAAAAATAAAAGAAAAAGATTCTACAAAAACGTATAAGATTAGTTTTAAATTTAATAGATGTGGAAAAGAGAAAGATTCGATTTGTAGAGAAAAAAGAACTACATCGCAATTTGTTTTTGCAACCGGATTAAATAATTTGGTAACAGATGGTAGCTTAAAAAACTCAGATTATAAATTTATGGGATCGCATTTTTACGAATGGGGTTTTACATTTAATTCAAGAATCTTGAAAGATCATAATTTATTGCATGCTAAATATGGATTGTCATTGATGTATAATAATCTTCGACCTACTGAGAATCGTAATTTTGTGGTAGATGGAAAGCAAACAGTTTTAGAAGTTAATCCGGTAAATTTAGATGAATCTCGTTTTAGAAATGTTTATTTAGTGGTGCCACTACACTTAGAATTTGATTTTTCTGGAAGTAAGACAGATAACGGGAAAACCTATTTTAGAACACATAAAAGTTTCCGTTTTGGAATTGGAGGTTATGCAGGAATCAATGTTAAGTCAAAACAAATTCTGAAATACGATCAAGACGATATAAAGGATAAAGTAATTTCTAAAGGCGATTATAACGTAAATAATTTCATTTACGGATTAAGTACATATGTGGGGTATAGAGAGATGAGTTTGTATTTAAAATATGATTTGAATCCTTTATTTGCTGATAATGAAATTAAGCAAAACAATGTTTCATTAGGATTGCGTTTTGATTTAAATTAATAAATTGAGTTAGTTTTTTAGTAATGAAGCACTTCGGAAGGAGTGCTTTTTTTGTTTCATATAATTCAAATATGAAGTTTGATTTGTGTAATTTTACAGGCTTCAATCTTTAAAAAATAAATACGTTTTGATTTCACAAAATACCATAGACACCGTTTTTGAAACTGCTCGAGTAGAGGAGGTAATTGGCGATTTTGTTAATTTAAAACGAGCAGGAAGTAATTTTAAGGGTTTGAGTCCATTCTCAGATGAGCGATCTCCGTCGTTTATGGTATCGCCAGTAAAAGGAATTTGGAAAGATTTTAGTACTGGAAAAGGAGGGAATTCAGTTAAGTTTCTTATGGAACATTCCCAATTTACATATCCTGAAGCCATTCGTTATTTGGCTAGAAAATATAATATTGAGATTGAAGAAACAGAGCAATCAGAGGCAGAAAAAGCCATAACTGATGTTCGTGAGAGCATGTATCTAGTGTCAGAATTTGCCAAAAAATATTTTCATAATGTTCTTTTAAATACAGATGAAGGCCAGGCAATAGGGTATTCATATTTTAAAGAAAGAGGTTTTACTAACGAGACAATTAAAAAATTCGAATTAGGATATTCTCCTGAAACTTGGGACGCTTTTACTAAAGAAGCACTTGGGCAAGGGTATAAATTAGAGTTCTTGCAAAGTACCGGATTGACAATTCCAAAAGAGGATCGCCCATTTGATAGATTTAAAGGAAGGGTTATGTTTCCGATACAAAGTATGTCGGGACGTGTTTTAGGTTTTGGAGGTCGAATCCTTACGAATGATAAAAAAGCAGCAAAATATTTAAACTCACCCGAGAGTGATCTTTACCATAAGAGTAAAGTATTATATGGTATTTTTCAAGCTAAGCAATCTATTGCAAAACAAGATAACTGTTTTTTAGTGGAAGGATATACCGATGTAATCCAGTTTAATCAAGCAGGAATAGAAAATGTTGTTGCTTCTTCGGGAACTGCATTGACACCTGATCAAATTCGATTGGTAAACAGGTTGACAAAAAATATCACTGTGCTTTTTGATGGAGATGCTGCAGGATTACGAGCTTCTATTCGAGGAATCGATTTGATTCTTGAAGAAGGGATGAATGTAAGAGTGTGTACTTTTCCTGATGGTGATGATCCAGACAGTTTTGCTAGAAAAACTTCATATGAAGATTTAGTTAAATACTTAGAGGAGAATGCTAAAGACTTCATTCAGTTTAAGGCTTCGTTATTAATGGATGAGGCTAAAAATGACCCTATAAAGAAAGCCGATTTGATTCGGGATATGGTTACGAGTATTTCTAAAATTCCAGATAGAATTCAGCGTGAGGTTTATGTTCAGGAATGTGCACGAATTATGGATATTTCAGAGCAGGTGCTTGTGAGTACTTTGGCACAGCTGATTCAAAAAGATATTGCAGAGGTTAGTAAAAAGCAAAAGCAGGAACATAAACCTTTTGAAGTTTATAGAAACCAAAAACCTCAAAATACAGGGTATTCAGGAGGAGATCCAGAAGATCCAAGAAACGGACCACCTGAGGATTATCCAGGAGAACCAGGATATTTTGAACCACAACAGGCAGAAAAAGTTGATATTTTATATGATTTAGAACGAAAAGTTATTGAGATCTTATTGCTTTATGGAGATAAAGTAGAAGTGTTTGAAGACGTCTTCATGAAAACAAATGATGAAGGAGAGATTGAACTTGTTACTGAAAAAAAGAATATAAAGTATATCAAAGAATCTACTTGAGTTTGCAAGAGGATGAGGTAGAATTATCGAATGAATTGTTTAGAGCTATTTTTAAAAATCTAACTGACTTTTATCTTCAGAATGAAAAGTTTAATCTAGAGCAATATTTGATGCGTTTAGAGCCTGATTTTGCTCAGGAGGTAACAGATATTTTAATGGAAGATGAAAAAGTGAGTCTTCATGATTGGGAAGGACAGAATATTTTTACCAAAGGGAAATCAGAAACAATAAGCCAATATGTTACTGAAACCATTATGTCAATGCGTTGGTTTTTGGTGGATAAGATCATTGAAGAACTAAAAAGCTCCATAGTATCAGACCCTAAGGAAGATAATATGGAGCTTTTGATGATGGTTATGGACTACTCAAAATTAATTAATTCTTTTTCAAGAAAATTAGGAAGAGTGATGTCTCGTTACCATACTTAAATAATTTCTAATGTCTTAGCTTTATTAACTAAGTCAACTAAATTAGTAACGTTTAATTTCGTTAGTAATCTTAATTTGTAAGTACTAATTGTTTTTTCGTTAAGATTTAAAATTTTAGAAATCTCATTGTTTTTCTTACCATCGCTTAAGTAGCGTAATACCTCAATTTCTCTGTTTGATAGTTTTCGGTATAAACGTTCACTTTTGCTTTGTTTTGCAATCAATGCCATGTTTTTACGTACGGTTTCATTGATGATAATTTTCCCTTCGTGTACTTTGATAATCGAAATCCCCAGAGTTTCTAATTTTTCTGTTTTGTGAATGTAACCAGAAACACCAGCTTTTATGGCATTTGGAGCATACATTTGTTCAGAAAGATTACTGAAGATGATAATTTTCGTTTTAGGAAAATTTTTAAGAATAGACTTCACTTCAAAAATACTTGCAAGACCTTCTAATTCTAAATCAAGGATAAGAATATCAATGTCTTTAGTTTGAAGAATGTCTTTTACCATCGTAAAGTTACCTACATTTGCCACGATTGAAATATCATCATGGTCTTTAAAATACGACTTAACGCCAAAGTGCGTCACAGGGTGGTTGTCTGCTAAACATACTTTAATCATAGTTTTACCTTTTTAAGAATTGTTCATTTTTTTTTGGAATTGTAAAATTAATAAATAAATTCTGTAATTTATTGCAAATCAACATAAAAATGATTATTTTAACTTTTTAGGTAAAGAACACACGGGTATAGGGTTCATTTTGTGCTGGTTGGCTGTGTTTAATTTCTTGTATATTTCGAAAACAATTTTTTCTCTTCCTGTGAAGTCAGTAGCTGATTTTCCTAGCTCATCTGCTAACATTGCCCATTCTAATTCATCGTAACTTGCACCCAATTGATCTTCATCAGTTCTGTCATCTCCAAATAAACCATCAGTAGGGGCAGCTGTTAAAATTGAGTCCGGAATTTTAAGAAATTCCCCTAAAGCGTACACATCAGATTTCATTAAATCGGCAATTGG is a genomic window containing:
- a CDS encoding RNA polymerase sigma factor, encoding MKVIHLHQEETEIIQLAIDNNRQAQQLIYSKFSSKMLSVCRQYIKDVQLAEDVMITSFMKVFTNLKRFENKGSFEGWIRRIMVNECISYLRVQKKIKFVEDENYTEESFNGIESQLSTDQIQFLIDGLPDGYKMVFNLYAIEGYKHNEIATMLGINEGTSKSQLSHARKMLQKQIITLKRQENGTE
- a CDS encoding response regulator transcription factor, whose translation is MIKVCLADNHPVTHFGVKSYFKDHDDISIVANVGNFTMVKDILQTKDIDILILDLELEGLASIFEVKSILKNFPKTKIIIFSNLSEQMYAPNAIKAGVSGYIHKTEKLETLGISIIKVHEGKIIINETVRKNMALIAKQSKSERLYRKLSNREIEVLRYLSDGKKNNEISKILNLNEKTISTYKLRLLTKLNVTNLVDLVNKAKTLEII
- the rlmN gene encoding 23S rRNA (adenine(2503)-C(2))-methyltransferase RlmN, yielding MQMEKKDIRALSKEELREFFVTNNDKAFRGNQVYEWLWSKGAHSFDDMTNVAKATRSMLEDNFVINHIKVDTMQRSSDGTVKNAVRLHDGLVVESVLIPTQTRTTACVSSQVGCSLDCNFCATARLKRMRNLEPAEIYDQVIAIDKESRLYYNHPLSNIVFMGMGEPLMNYNNVMKAIDMITSTEGLGMSPKRIMVSTSGIPKMIKKMADDDVKFKLAVSLHSAIDEIRSRIMPFSKNFPLADLRESLEYWYRKTKCKVSYEYVVWKGINDDKASVDALVKFCKYVPCKVNLIEYNPIDDGEFQQASEESINAYIKALENIGVVVKVRRSRGKDIDAACGQLANKEAEV
- a CDS encoding polyprenyl synthetase family protein, whose product is MNITSQIKQPIFSEMELFEKKFHESMTSKVALLNRITYYIVNRKGKQMRPMFVFLTAKMVSEGIVNERTYRGASVIELIHTATLVHDDVVDDSNRRRGFFSINALWKNKIAVLVGDYLLSKGLLLSIDNGDFDLLKIISVAVREMSEGELLQIEKARRLDITEDVYYEIIRKKTATLIAACCALGAKSVIEDEVQVENMRKFGELIGMAFQIKDDLFDYSEEAIGKPTGIDIKEQKMTLPLIHVLNNCTSKEKSWLINSIKNHNKDKKRVKEVIAFVKDNNGLAYAENKMVEFQQEALALLNNYSDSDFKAALTLMVNYVIERKK